In Cedecea neteri, a single genomic region encodes these proteins:
- a CDS encoding YbhQ family protein has product MKWQQRVRVRTGLGCWQIMLHLAVVAALLVGWKTATLIPVGVGLCLLYVATVVLMFIFQRFHTGLLRDIGDFLEELTTTWYFGNAMIALWLLSRVVQSHLLLALAGMAMLAGPAIFSLLAKDKSRNLASKHPVRR; this is encoded by the coding sequence ATGAAGTGGCAACAACGTGTAAGAGTGAGAACCGGACTGGGTTGCTGGCAGATTATGCTGCATCTTGCGGTGGTCGCTGCGCTGCTCGTTGGCTGGAAAACCGCGACCCTGATCCCCGTGGGCGTAGGGCTGTGCCTGCTTTATGTCGCCACCGTGGTGCTGATGTTTATCTTCCAGCGTTTTCACACCGGCCTGCTGCGCGATATCGGTGACTTCCTTGAAGAGCTCACCACGACCTGGTATTTCGGCAACGCTATGATTGCGCTGTGGCTGCTGTCACGCGTGGTGCAAAGTCACCTTCTTCTGGCGCTGGCCGGCATGGCGATGCTCGCCGGACCGGCTATCTTCTCTCTGCTCGCGAAAGACAAATCACGCAATCTTGCGTCTAAACATCCAGTACGCCGCTGA
- the yvcK gene encoding uridine diphosphate-N-acetylglucosamine-binding protein YvcK → MRNRTLADLDRVVALGGGHGLGRVMSSLSPLGSRLTGIVTTTDNGGSTGRIRRSEGGIAWGDMRNCLNQLITEPSVASTMFEYRFGGNGELSGHNLGNLMLKALDHLSVRPLEAINLIRNLLKVDAQLIPMSEHPVDLMATDDQGNAVYGEVSIDQLPNPPQDLAVYPKVPATREALEAIAEADLILIGPGSFYTSLMPILLLEEMDQALRRTPAPMVYIGNLGKELSPAAASLSLRQKLELMEQHIGKRVIDAVLVGPQVDVSEVGDRLVIQQPLEASDIRYRHDRQLLRAALEQAVQQLG, encoded by the coding sequence ATGCGTAATCGCACGCTTGCAGATCTTGATCGGGTTGTCGCACTGGGCGGTGGGCACGGTCTGGGCAGAGTAATGTCATCTCTCTCCCCTCTTGGCTCACGTTTAACCGGCATCGTCACCACCACCGACAACGGTGGTTCAACGGGGCGTATTCGGCGCTCTGAAGGCGGGATTGCCTGGGGAGATATGCGCAACTGCCTGAACCAGCTGATCACCGAACCAAGCGTGGCATCGACAATGTTTGAGTACCGTTTTGGCGGTAATGGCGAACTTTCAGGCCATAACCTCGGAAACCTGATGTTAAAAGCGCTGGATCACCTCAGCGTGCGCCCTCTGGAAGCAATCAATTTAATTCGCAACTTGCTAAAGGTCGATGCACAGCTGATTCCGATGTCGGAACATCCGGTCGATTTAATGGCTACCGACGACCAGGGCAACGCCGTGTATGGCGAAGTGAGTATCGACCAGTTGCCCAATCCACCGCAGGATTTGGCGGTCTACCCTAAAGTCCCGGCCACGCGTGAAGCCCTGGAAGCCATCGCTGAAGCCGATTTAATTTTGATTGGCCCAGGGAGCTTTTACACCAGCCTGATGCCGATTCTGCTGCTTGAAGAGATGGATCAGGCGCTGCGCCGCACGCCAGCGCCAATGGTGTATATCGGCAACCTGGGCAAAGAGCTAAGCCCTGCCGCAGCCAGCCTTTCCCTGCGCCAAAAACTTGAGTTGATGGAACAGCATATCGGAAAACGCGTTATCGATGCCGTACTGGTTGGCCCGCAGGTTGACGTCAGCGAAGTAGGCGACAGATTGGTTATCCAACAGCCGCTGGAGGCCAGCGACATTCGCTATCGCCACGACCGCCAGCTGCTGCGGGCAGCCCTCGAACAGGCCGTGCAGCAGCTCGGTTAA
- the uvrB gene encoding excinuclease ABC subunit UvrB, translated as MSKAFKLNSAFKPSGDQPEAILRLKDGLENGLAHQTLLGVTGSGKTFTVANVIADLQRPTMVLAPNKTLAAQLYGEMKEFFPDNAVEFFVSYYDYYQPEAYVPSSDTFIEKDASVNEHIEQMRLSATKALLERRDVIVVASVSAIYGLGDPDLYLKMMLHLTKGMIIDQRAILRRLTELQYTRNDQAFQRGTFRVRGEVVDIFPAESDDLALRVELFDEEVERLSLFDPLTGQIDQTIQRFTIYPKSHYVTPRERIVQAMEDIKVELAERRKFLLENNKLLEEQRITQRTQFDLEMMNELGYCSGIENYSRFLSGRGPGEPPPTLFDYLPADGLLVVDESHVTIPQIGGMYRGDRARKETLVEYGFRLPSALDNRPLKFEEFEALAPQTIYVSATPGNYELEKSGEDIVDQVVRPTGLLDPVIEVRPVATQVDDLLSEIRKRVAINERVLVTTLTKRMAEDLTEYLEEHGERVRYLHSDIDTVERMEIIRDLRLGEFDVLVGINLLREGLDMPEVSLVAILDADKEGFLRSERSLIQTIGRAARNVNGKAILYGDKITPSMAKAIGETERRREKQQRYNEENGITPQGLNKRVVDVLQLGEGMAKTKGRVKTKARSVIEDDEVVLTPKALQQKIHQLETKMLEHAQNLEFEEAAQVRDQLHKLREMFIAAS; from the coding sequence ATGAGTAAAGCGTTCAAACTGAATTCCGCATTTAAACCTTCTGGCGACCAGCCTGAAGCTATCCTTCGCCTGAAAGACGGGCTTGAAAACGGGCTGGCGCACCAGACGCTGCTGGGCGTTACGGGGTCGGGTAAAACCTTCACGGTGGCAAACGTGATTGCTGACCTTCAGCGCCCCACGATGGTACTGGCGCCAAATAAGACGCTGGCGGCGCAGCTTTACGGTGAAATGAAAGAGTTCTTCCCGGACAATGCCGTTGAGTTTTTTGTCTCTTACTACGATTACTACCAGCCTGAAGCTTATGTGCCAAGCTCGGACACCTTCATTGAAAAAGATGCGTCGGTGAACGAACACATTGAACAGATGCGTCTGTCGGCGACCAAAGCGCTGCTTGAGCGCCGGGACGTCATCGTGGTGGCATCCGTGTCGGCGATCTACGGTCTGGGTGACCCGGACCTGTACCTGAAGATGATGCTTCATCTGACGAAGGGCATGATCATCGATCAGCGGGCGATCCTGCGCCGTCTCACGGAGCTGCAATACACGCGCAACGATCAGGCATTCCAGCGCGGTACGTTCCGCGTAAGAGGGGAGGTGGTCGATATCTTCCCGGCTGAATCAGACGATCTTGCGCTTCGCGTTGAATTGTTCGACGAAGAGGTTGAAAGGCTGTCGCTGTTTGATCCGCTCACCGGGCAAATCGATCAAACTATTCAGCGTTTTACTATCTACCCTAAATCGCACTACGTGACGCCGCGCGAGCGTATTGTGCAGGCGATGGAAGACATCAAAGTTGAGCTGGCCGAGCGCCGAAAATTCCTGCTGGAAAATAATAAACTGCTGGAAGAGCAGCGTATTACCCAGCGAACCCAGTTTGATCTCGAGATGATGAACGAGCTGGGTTATTGCTCGGGCATTGAAAACTACTCGCGCTTCCTCTCCGGGCGAGGGCCTGGCGAACCACCCCCGACGCTTTTTGACTATCTTCCGGCTGATGGCCTGCTGGTGGTGGATGAATCCCACGTCACCATTCCGCAAATTGGCGGCATGTATCGTGGCGACCGAGCCCGTAAAGAAACGCTGGTGGAATACGGTTTCCGCCTGCCGTCGGCGCTGGATAACCGCCCGTTAAAATTTGAAGAGTTTGAAGCGCTGGCCCCGCAGACCATCTACGTTTCAGCGACGCCGGGCAACTATGAGCTGGAAAAATCTGGCGAGGACATCGTTGACCAGGTTGTTCGCCCTACGGGGCTGCTCGATCCAGTGATTGAAGTGCGCCCGGTGGCAACGCAGGTAGATGATTTGCTCTCTGAAATTCGTAAACGTGTGGCCATCAATGAACGCGTGCTGGTGACGACATTAACCAAGCGGATGGCGGAAGATCTGACCGAGTATTTAGAGGAGCATGGCGAGCGCGTGCGCTACCTGCACTCAGATATCGACACCGTGGAGCGCATGGAGATTATCCGCGATTTGCGTCTTGGTGAATTTGACGTCCTGGTGGGGATCAACCTGCTGCGAGAAGGTCTTGATATGCCGGAAGTGTCGCTGGTTGCCATTCTGGATGCGGATAAAGAAGGTTTTCTGCGTTCCGAGCGCTCGCTTATTCAGACCATTGGCCGTGCGGCGCGTAACGTTAACGGCAAGGCGATTCTCTACGGCGATAAAATCACGCCGTCAATGGCCAAAGCGATTGGTGAAACCGAACGCCGCCGTGAGAAGCAGCAGCGCTACAACGAAGAGAATGGTATTACGCCGCAGGGCCTGAACAAACGAGTGGTGGACGTTCTGCAGCTTGGCGAAGGCATGGCTAAGACCAAAGGGCGGGTTAAAACCAAAGCACGCAGCGTGATTGAAGATGATGAAGTTGTGCTGACCCCGAAAGCGCTGCAGCAGAAAATTCATCAGCTTGAAACGAAGATGCTGGAACATGCGCAGAATCTGGAGTTTGAAGAGGCCGCGCAGGTTCGCGACCAGCTCCACAAGTTGCGCGAAATGTTTATCGCCGCCTCATAA
- a CDS encoding ABC transporter permease codes for MSEHSQRISWRRVRALCVKETRQIVRDPSSWLIAVVIPLLLLFIFGYGINLDSSRLHVGVLIEQQSEDALDFTHAISASPFIEPTISDNREQLIQLMQAGKIRGMVTIPPDFAQNMARPGATAPIQVITDGSEPNTANFVQGYMQGIWQLWQQQRAEDRGEHFEPLIDVQLRYWFNPAAISQHFIIPGAVTIIMTVIGAILTSLVVAREWERGTMEALLSTQVTKTELLLCKLVPYYVLGMLAMLLCMLVTVFILGVPWRGSLVLLFLITSLFLLSTLGMGLLISTITRNQFNAAQVALNAAFLPSIMLSGFIFQIDSMPAIIRAVTYVIPARYFVSTLQSLFLAGNITSVLIVNTLFLIASAVMFIGLTALKTKRRLD; via the coding sequence ATGAGCGAACATAGCCAAAGGATATCGTGGCGCCGCGTCCGCGCCCTGTGCGTGAAAGAAACCCGGCAAATCGTGCGTGATCCCAGCAGCTGGTTAATCGCCGTGGTTATCCCTCTTCTGCTGCTGTTTATCTTCGGCTACGGCATTAACCTGGACTCCAGCCGCCTCCACGTCGGCGTGCTGATCGAGCAGCAGAGCGAGGACGCGCTGGACTTCACTCACGCCATCAGTGCCTCGCCGTTTATTGAACCCACCATCAGCGATAACCGCGAGCAGCTGATTCAACTGATGCAGGCCGGGAAGATTCGCGGCATGGTGACGATTCCTCCTGACTTTGCGCAGAACATGGCCCGCCCCGGCGCAACGGCTCCGATTCAGGTGATCACCGACGGCAGCGAGCCCAATACGGCTAACTTTGTTCAGGGCTATATGCAGGGGATATGGCAGCTCTGGCAACAGCAGCGGGCGGAAGATCGTGGGGAGCATTTTGAGCCTTTAATCGACGTACAGCTGCGCTATTGGTTTAACCCCGCCGCCATCAGCCAGCACTTTATTATTCCCGGCGCGGTGACCATCATCATGACGGTCATTGGCGCAATACTGACGTCTCTGGTCGTGGCCCGCGAATGGGAGCGCGGCACCATGGAGGCCCTGCTTTCCACGCAGGTGACAAAGACCGAACTGCTGCTCTGCAAACTGGTGCCCTATTATGTTTTGGGGATGTTAGCCATGCTGCTTTGTATGCTGGTGACGGTGTTTATTCTCGGCGTGCCGTGGCGCGGCTCGCTGGTGCTGCTGTTTCTGATCACCAGCCTGTTTTTACTCAGTACGCTGGGCATGGGGCTGCTGATTTCCACCATTACGCGTAACCAGTTTAACGCCGCGCAGGTCGCGCTGAACGCTGCATTTTTACCGTCCATCATGCTGTCCGGCTTTATTTTCCAGATAGACAGCATGCCAGCGATTATCCGGGCGGTAACCTACGTCATCCCGGCGCGCTACTTTGTCAGCACCCTGCAAAGCCTGTTCCTGGCGGGGAATATCACCTCGGTGTTGATCGTCAACACGCTGTTTTTGATTGCCTCGGCGGTGATGTTTATCGGCCTGACGGCGCTGAAAACCAAACGTCGGCTCGATTAA
- the moaA gene encoding GTP 3',8-cyclase MoaA, giving the protein MTASPVFGKVYSVSQLTDAFARKFYYLRLSITDVCNFRCSYCLPDGYKPHGVANKSFLNVDEIRRVTRAFAALGTEKVRLTGGEPSLRRDFTEIIAAVRENASIRQLAVTTNGYRLARDVNAWRDAGLTALNVSVDSLDARQFHAITGQDKFRQVMEGIDAAFSAGFERVKVNTVLMRDVNHHQLETFLAWIKPRPIQLRFIELMETGDGGSIFRKHHISGKTIRDQLLERGWVHQLRQRSDGPAQVFCHPDYKGEIGIIMPYEKDFCASCNRLRVSSVGNLHLCLFGDQGIALRDLLTDDGQQSELEGRISSALAQKKQTHFLHDGNTGITQNLSYIGG; this is encoded by the coding sequence ATGACTGCATCTCCCGTATTTGGAAAGGTGTACTCAGTGTCCCAGCTTACTGATGCTTTTGCGCGTAAGTTCTATTACTTGCGCTTATCAATTACCGACGTCTGCAACTTTCGCTGCAGCTATTGCCTGCCTGATGGCTACAAGCCGCACGGCGTGGCCAATAAAAGCTTCCTCAACGTCGATGAAATCCGCCGCGTTACCCGGGCTTTCGCCGCTCTGGGAACCGAAAAGGTGCGTCTGACCGGCGGGGAACCTTCTTTGCGCCGCGACTTTACCGAAATCATCGCCGCGGTGCGTGAAAACGCGTCGATTCGCCAGCTTGCGGTGACGACCAACGGCTATCGCCTGGCCCGGGATGTTAATGCCTGGCGTGATGCGGGGCTGACCGCCCTGAATGTTAGCGTCGACAGCCTGGACGCTCGTCAGTTTCATGCCATTACCGGTCAGGATAAATTTCGTCAGGTGATGGAAGGCATTGACGCAGCTTTCAGCGCGGGCTTTGAGCGAGTAAAAGTGAACACCGTGCTGATGCGTGATGTAAACCACCATCAACTTGAGACCTTCCTCGCCTGGATCAAACCGCGTCCCATTCAGCTCCGTTTTATTGAGCTGATGGAAACCGGCGACGGCGGCTCGATTTTCCGCAAACACCATATTTCCGGCAAAACCATTCGCGACCAGCTGCTTGAACGCGGTTGGGTACACCAGCTGCGCCAGCGCAGCGACGGCCCTGCCCAGGTTTTCTGCCATCCCGATTATAAAGGCGAAATTGGGATCATCATGCCGTATGAGAAAGACTTCTGTGCCAGCTGCAACCGGCTGAGGGTTTCGTCCGTCGGCAACCTGCACCTCTGCCTGTTTGGCGATCAGGGGATTGCGTTACGCGATCTGTTGACGGATGACGGCCAGCAAAGCGAGCTGGAAGGGCGTATCTCTTCCGCGCTGGCGCAGAAAAAACAAACCCATTTCCTGCATGACGGTAATACCGGCATCACCCAAAATCTGTCGTATATCGGCGGCTAG
- the moaD gene encoding molybdopterin synthase sulfur carrier subunit, with product MLNVLFFAQVRELVGCDSLALDEAYGDVEQLRAALADRGSRWALALESGKLLAAVNQTLVSFDHPLAKGDEVAFFPPVTGG from the coding sequence ATGCTTAATGTTCTGTTTTTTGCCCAGGTACGAGAACTGGTTGGCTGCGATAGCCTCGCGCTGGATGAAGCCTACGGCGACGTGGAGCAACTGCGTGCGGCACTAGCCGACAGAGGCAGTCGCTGGGCGCTGGCGCTGGAGTCCGGCAAGCTGCTGGCCGCGGTCAATCAAACGCTGGTGAGCTTTGATCATCCGCTGGCGAAGGGCGATGAAGTGGCATTTTTCCCTCCGGTAACAGGAGGTTAA
- a CDS encoding Bax inhibitor-1 family protein, translating to MDRFPRPNETIVQRANTGLQTFMAQVYGWMTCGLLLTAFIAWYAANTPAVMEFVFSSKITFFGLIIVQLGLVFVLSGMVHKLSAGVATSLFMLYSALTGLTMASIFLVYTYSSIASTFVVAGGMFGAMSLYGYTTKRDLSGFGNMLFMALIGIVLASLVNFWLKSDALMWAITYIGVVVFVGLTAYDTQKLKNIGEQIDTRDAQMLRKYSILGALTLYLDFINLFLMLLRIFGNRR from the coding sequence ATGGACCGATTCCCGCGTCCCAATGAGACTATCGTGCAGCGTGCCAATACGGGCCTTCAGACCTTTATGGCACAAGTTTACGGCTGGATGACCTGCGGTCTGCTTTTAACCGCCTTTATCGCGTGGTACGCAGCGAATACCCCGGCGGTTATGGAGTTTGTCTTCTCCAGTAAAATCACCTTCTTTGGTCTGATTATCGTTCAACTGGGGCTGGTCTTTGTGCTCTCCGGCATGGTGCACAAGCTGAGCGCCGGCGTGGCGACTTCGCTGTTTATGCTTTACTCGGCGCTGACCGGGTTGACCATGGCGAGCATTTTCCTGGTTTATACCTATTCGTCTATCGCCAGCACGTTTGTGGTGGCCGGTGGGATGTTTGGCGCCATGAGCCTCTATGGCTATACCACCAAACGTGACCTGAGCGGCTTCGGCAACATGCTGTTTATGGCGCTGATCGGAATTGTACTGGCTTCGCTGGTTAACTTCTGGCTGAAAAGCGATGCGCTCATGTGGGCCATCACCTACATCGGCGTGGTGGTGTTTGTGGGCCTGACCGCGTACGACACGCAGAAACTGAAAAACATCGGCGAGCAAATTGATACCCGCGACGCGCAAATGCTGCGTAAATACTCGATTCTGGGTGCCCTGACGCTGTATCTCGACTTCATCAACCTGTTCCTGATGCTGTTGCGTATCTTCGGCAACCGTCGTTAA
- the moaC gene encoding cyclic pyranopterin monophosphate synthase MoaC yields the protein MSHLTHINAAGEAHMVDVSAKAETVREARAEAFVTMQPATLAMIVDGSHHKGDVFATARIAGIQAAKRTWELIPLCHPLLLSKVEVQLEAQAEQNRVRIESVCRLTGKTGVEMEALTAASVAALTIYDMCKAVQKDMTIGPVRLLEKSGGKSGDFKVENDA from the coding sequence ATGTCGCATTTGACCCATATTAACGCCGCCGGGGAAGCCCATATGGTGGATGTGTCCGCCAAGGCTGAGACGGTTCGTGAGGCCCGCGCTGAAGCGTTTGTGACCATGCAGCCGGCAACGCTGGCGATGATTGTTGACGGCAGTCACCACAAAGGTGACGTTTTTGCCACTGCGCGTATCGCGGGGATCCAGGCTGCTAAACGTACCTGGGAACTGATTCCGCTGTGCCATCCGCTTTTACTGAGCAAAGTAGAAGTGCAGCTTGAGGCTCAGGCTGAGCAAAACCGCGTTCGCATTGAGTCCGTGTGCCGCCTGACGGGAAAAACCGGCGTAGAAATGGAGGCATTAACTGCGGCCTCCGTCGCCGCGTTGACCATTTATGATATGTGCAAGGCCGTACAAAAAGACATGACGATCGGCCCGGTGCGCCTGCTGGAAAAGAGCGGCGGAAAATCCGGCGACTTTAAGGTGGAAAACGATGCTTAA
- a CDS encoding ABC transporter ATP-binding protein yields MLSLRAVNQFYGNNHILWNLDLELTSGECTCVLGAPGQGKTTLVNCITGYLPVQSGSMLWQQAGQPPEDLVNKPVERRTALGIGYVPQDRRIFSQLSVEENLQIAMMAGHQAPRAIPVLIDDLFPELYSLRQVKSCELSGDMQQQLALARALVLEPRLLILDEPTLGGGHRFITEMGNLIRRLNRDFGLTILLVEQRLSFIRRVADKFCLLHKGRNVAQGNVSQLDDKLVAGWLDP; encoded by the coding sequence ATGCTTAGCTTACGCGCTGTTAATCAGTTCTACGGTAACAATCACATTCTGTGGAACCTCGACCTCGAGCTGACCTCGGGAGAATGCACCTGCGTGCTTGGCGCGCCAGGCCAGGGCAAAACCACGCTCGTAAACTGCATTACCGGCTATTTGCCAGTCCAAAGCGGCAGCATGCTGTGGCAACAGGCGGGACAGCCGCCCGAAGACTTGGTGAATAAACCGGTTGAGCGCAGGACTGCGCTTGGGATCGGTTACGTTCCCCAGGACAGACGCATCTTCTCCCAGCTTAGCGTTGAGGAAAACCTGCAGATAGCCATGATGGCCGGTCATCAGGCCCCTCGGGCCATTCCGGTGCTAATTGATGACCTGTTTCCCGAGCTTTATAGCCTACGGCAGGTAAAAAGCTGCGAACTCAGCGGAGATATGCAGCAACAGTTAGCGCTTGCCAGGGCACTGGTTTTAGAACCCAGGCTGCTGATACTGGATGAGCCCACTCTCGGCGGAGGGCACCGCTTTATCACAGAAATGGGCAACCTCATCCGGCGCTTAAACCGCGACTTCGGCCTGACTATTTTGTTGGTCGAACAGCGGCTGTCTTTTATACGCCGGGTTGCAGACAAGTTTTGCCTGTTACATAAAGGCCGGAATGTCGCGCAAGGAAATGTCTCCCAACTGGACGACAAGCTCGTGGCAGGCTGGTTAGATCCCTGA
- the moaE gene encoding molybdopterin synthase catalytic subunit MoaE encodes MDSTRIIVGRENFNVGEEYQWLSQCDEDGAVVTFTGKVRNHNLGDSVSALTLEHYPGMTEKALAEIVAEARSRWPLQRVTVIHRIGELWPGDEIVFVGVTGAHRSSAFEAAQFIMDYLKTRAPFWKREATAEGDRWVEARDSDKQAAKRW; translated from the coding sequence ATGGACAGCACCCGAATCATTGTTGGCCGCGAGAATTTTAACGTCGGCGAAGAATATCAGTGGCTTTCGCAGTGCGATGAAGACGGCGCCGTCGTGACCTTCACCGGTAAAGTTCGCAATCACAACCTTGGCGACAGCGTTAGTGCCCTGACGCTTGAACATTATCCGGGCATGACCGAAAAAGCGCTGGCTGAGATTGTCGCCGAGGCCAGAAGCCGCTGGCCGTTGCAGCGAGTGACGGTGATCCACCGCATCGGCGAACTGTGGCCCGGCGATGAAATTGTTTTTGTCGGCGTGACGGGCGCGCACCGCAGCTCGGCGTTTGAAGCCGCCCAGTTCATCATGGATTACCTGAAAACCCGCGCCCCGTTCTGGAAACGTGAAGCGACCGCCGAAGGCGACCGCTGGGTCGAAGCCCGGGACAGCGATAAACAGGCGGCTAAACGCTGGTAG
- a CDS encoding ABC transporter permease has translation MFYRLWTLIRKELQSLLREPQTRAILILPVLLQVLLFPFAATLEVTNATIAIYNEDNGNNSIELTQRFARASAFSHVLLLKSPQEIKPTIDNQKALLLIRFPANFSRDIASQNPAKLQILLDGRNSNSAQIAANYLQQIVNNYQQELMTGMPKPNNSELTIRNWYNPNLDYKWFVVPSLIAMITTIGVMIVTSLSVAREREQGTLDQLLVSPLATWQIFIGKAVPAQIVALVQATIVLAVGIWGYHIPFSGSLLLFYFTMIIYGLSLVGFGLLISALCSTQQQAFIGVFVFMMPAILLSGYVSPVENMPVWLQDLTWINPIRHFTDITKQIYLKDASFGIVWQSLWPLLVIAATTGSAAYWMFRRKIA, from the coding sequence ATGTTTTATCGTTTATGGACGTTGATTCGCAAAGAGCTGCAGTCGCTGCTGCGCGAGCCGCAAACCCGCGCCATTCTGATTTTGCCGGTGCTGCTGCAGGTGCTTTTGTTCCCGTTTGCCGCCACGCTTGAGGTCACCAATGCCACTATCGCTATCTATAACGAAGACAACGGCAACAACTCGATTGAGCTGACCCAGCGCTTTGCCCGCGCCAGCGCATTCAGCCACGTGCTGTTGCTGAAAAGCCCGCAGGAAATAAAGCCGACGATAGACAACCAAAAAGCGCTGCTGCTGATTCGCTTCCCGGCGAATTTCTCGCGCGATATTGCCAGTCAGAATCCGGCAAAGCTGCAAATCCTGCTTGACGGGCGGAACTCAAACAGCGCGCAAATTGCCGCGAATTACCTCCAGCAAATCGTCAATAACTATCAGCAAGAGCTGATGACCGGTATGCCCAAACCCAACAACAGCGAGCTGACTATTCGCAACTGGTACAACCCTAACCTCGATTACAAATGGTTTGTGGTGCCGTCGCTGATTGCGATGATTACCACCATTGGCGTGATGATTGTGACGTCCCTTTCGGTTGCCCGCGAGCGCGAGCAAGGCACGCTCGATCAGCTGTTGGTTTCTCCCCTGGCCACCTGGCAAATATTTATTGGCAAAGCGGTTCCCGCGCAGATTGTCGCGCTGGTGCAGGCCACCATTGTGCTGGCGGTAGGGATTTGGGGATATCACATCCCCTTCTCCGGCTCGCTGCTGCTGTTTTACTTCACGATGATTATCTACGGGCTATCGCTGGTGGGGTTCGGGCTGCTGATTTCCGCCCTCTGCTCAACCCAGCAGCAGGCGTTTATCGGCGTGTTTGTCTTTATGATGCCAGCGATCCTGCTCTCCGGCTATGTTTCGCCGGTGGAAAACATGCCGGTGTGGCTGCAGGATTTAACGTGGATAAACCCGATTCGTCATTTCACCGACATCACGAAACAGATTTACCTGAAGGATGCGAGCTTTGGGATTGTCTGGCAGAGTTTGTGGCCGCTGCTGGTGATTGCGGCCACAACGGGTTCAGCGGCGTACTGGATGTTTAGACGCAAGATTGCGTGA
- the moaB gene encoding molybdenum cofactor biosynthesis protein B encodes MSQVSAEFIPARIAILTVSSRRGEEDDTSGHYLSEVATEAGHQVVDKAIAKENRYAIRAAVSQWIADEQVQVVLINGGTGFTDGDQTPEALLPLFDREVEGFGELFRMLSFEEIGTSTLQSRAVAGMANKTLIFAMPGSTKACRTAWENIIQPQLDARQRPCNFHPHIKK; translated from the coding sequence ATGAGTCAGGTAAGCGCAGAGTTTATCCCGGCACGTATTGCTATTTTGACGGTGTCCAGCCGTCGTGGTGAAGAGGACGACACTTCGGGCCATTATCTGAGCGAGGTCGCCACGGAAGCGGGGCATCAGGTGGTCGACAAAGCTATCGCCAAAGAAAACCGTTATGCCATCCGGGCCGCAGTTTCGCAGTGGATTGCCGATGAGCAGGTTCAGGTGGTGCTGATCAACGGCGGCACCGGGTTTACCGACGGAGACCAGACGCCGGAGGCGCTTCTCCCGCTGTTTGACCGGGAAGTTGAAGGCTTTGGCGAACTGTTTCGTATGCTCTCATTTGAAGAGATTGGCACTTCTACGCTGCAGTCACGGGCCGTTGCGGGCATGGCGAACAAAACGCTGATTTTCGCCATGCCGGGTTCAACAAAGGCCTGCCGCACTGCCTGGGAAAATATCATTCAACCTCAACTGGATGCTCGTCAGCGCCCGTGCAATTTCCACCCACATATTAAGAAGTAA